A single window of Nicotiana tomentosiformis chromosome 1, ASM39032v3, whole genome shotgun sequence DNA harbors:
- the LOC138910272 gene encoding uncharacterized protein has protein sequence MGCNKPGDSHSSSVNMFLKLDPPIWEESREKGSPPVRWSEFTDAFIDHFLPAETKAARAAVFESLKQRSMNVCEYHMEFGRLPKYAIHMLPTMEAGVRRKMVGFPQATENRKLKNRMEHEGSSKARSTGNFGGSSSCSGGRSAFRGGSSRPCWSFTHPSMREQPSGLSQQ, from the exons atggggtgtaacaagccAGGGGATTCCCATAGTTCAAGTGTGAACATGTTTCTcaagttggatcctcca atatgggaggagtcccgtgagaaGGGGAGCCCTCCGGTGAGGTGGAGTGAGTTCACTGATGCctttattgatcatttcttgcctgccgagaccaAGGCGGCCCGTGCCGCTGTGTTTGAGAGCTTGAAGCAGCGTAGCATGAATGTGTGTGAGTATCATATGGAGTTCGGGCGCCTgcccaagtatgctattcacatgttgcctactatggaggctggAGTGCGACG GAAGATGGTGGGGTTTCctcaagctacagagaaccgTAAACTAAAAAATAGAATGGAGCACGagggtagcagcaaggcccggtccactggcaactttggtggttcttcaagttgtagtggtggtaggtcggcatttagGGGAGGGTCTTCAAGGCCATGTTGGTCATTCACTCATCCTTCGATGAGAGAACAGCCATCAGGGCTCAGTCAGCAGTAG